Within Epilithonimonas zeae, the genomic segment AAAAGCATTTCGAGGTTTCCTTCTGATACCGATGAAAATCCGACAGGTTCTCCATTTTCAATAAGAAGAAATACTTCGAGGTTGGGCAGATAATCTTTTGGGATGACTTCTTTAAAATAAATAAAATCTTCTTCGGCAAGAAAGTCGTGAGTAGCTTTGACCGCAGATTCCCAAATTTCCATAATTCTTGGATAATCTTCTAGGGTTGCGAGCCTGATTTGTGTTGACATAATTTTAAAAATTAATAAATATAAATAAATTAAATATTCAATGATGGTTTTCCTGATGCTATTGTATAAGCCTCTTTCATTACCTCGGAATAGGTTGGGTGGACATAACTCATTGTAGCCATATCATTTGCGGTTACTTCATATTCCAGTCCTACAACGGCCTGTGCAATCAAATCCGCCGCGCGTGCGCCGATGATATGCACTCCTAAAAGTTCGCCATATTTCGGGTCGGAAAGCACCTTTACAAAACCTTCCGTTTCCATTCCCGCTCTGGCTCTGGCATTCACAGCAAACGGAAATTTACCGATATTATATTCCACTCCCTGTTTCTTTAATTGCTCCTCGGTGGCGCCTACAGAAGCTACTTCCGGCCAGGTGTAGACGACTGAAGGGATACGGTCATAATTGATATGAGGTTTCTGCCCATTGATTCTTTCCACTACAAATACTGCTTCTTCTTCTGCTTTGTGAGCCAGCATTGCGCCACCAACGACATCTCCAATCGCATAAATGTTTGGAGCTTTTGTCTGAAGCAATTCATTGACTTTCACCGTACCATTGCTATTCAATTCCACGTTGGTATTTTCTAGATCCAGACCGATTACATAAGGTTTTCTGCCGACAGCCACCAGAATATAATCAGCGGTTAGATCTTGTTCTTCTCCTTTTTTATTTTTGAAATAGACCTTAGCGGTGTTGCCAAGATTTTCAGCTTTGTAAACGGCTTGTTGAAGTTTGATTTCCACACCCTCTTTGGTTAATATCTTCGTTAAAGCTTTTCCTAATTCACTATCCATTGTAGCAATAAGATTATCAGCATATTCTAAGATAGTCACTTTGGTTCCGATCCTGTTGAATATGGAAGCCATTTCCACACCGATTACGCCGCCGCCAATAATTACGATGCTCTCGGGCTTTTCCTTCAATTCCAAAGCTTCGGTAGAAGTGATGATCCTCTGTTTGTCGATAGTAATGCCCGGAATTGTGGACGGTTTTGATCCTGTAGCAATAATAAACTTATCTGAATTAATAACAGTTTCAGTCTGATCATCGTGTACAATTTTCAAGATTTCATTATTAACAAAAGAACCTGAGCCGTGGAAAACCGTGATCTTATTTTTTCTCATTAGGAAATCAAGACCTTGTGTATTTTTGGTCACGACCTCGCTTTTTCGCTTAAAAAGCTGTTCAACATTCAACCTGAGATCCGAATATTCAATGCCGTGTGTCGCGAAACTGCTAAGTGCATCTGCGTAATGATGGGTGCTGTCCAGCAACGCTTTGGTAGGAATGCAACCTACATTGGTACAAGTGCCTCCTAAAGTATTATACTTTTCAATGATGGCCGTTTTATAGCCTAATTGAGCGCTTCTGATAGCAGCTACATATCCGCTGGGACCTGACCCTATTACGGTAATATCAAATGTTTCCATTGTATTGTTTAAATATTTTAATTGTCAAAAAAAATAAACCGATCGGTCTTTTTGTAAGCAAAAAAATTAGGCTTTCAAATTTCTGATCATTTTCTCTAAAAAAGACATCGCTATATTCAGCTCTGTCATATGGTTGTTGACCTTTGCCTGCATAAACGCACCTTCGATCATCGAGATCATTACTACTGCAATTTCTACAGGATTGGTATCTGCTTTTATTTCGTTTCTTTCTATTCCGCGTTTGATTTGATTTTCGAGGGATGTTTTCCAAAAATCCAGGGCTTTTTGTACACGTTTCTGAAGTGACGGATGCGTATCATCAGCCTCCGTAGCAGTATTTAAAATCGGGCAGCCTGCCTGTAAATACGGATATCTGAAATAGTTTTTGTACGTGTGGGGATAAACCAGCAATCTTTCGATAGAATCTTCAGTGGCTAAAATTCGTTCTTTCATATGCTGCGTTACCTTACCAAAATTGTAGTCGAATACGCTTAATGCAATCTCATCCTTATTCTCAAAATTACCATAGATGCAACCTTTCGAAAGACCGGTGGCGCTCATTACATCATTTATCGATGTACCTGCGTAACCTTTCACGTTAAAAACAGTCGAAGTTTTTTCGATGATCAGCTGCTTGGTATTTTCGGATTTTTGAGTTTTCATCAGCAATAATTCTTATCCGTGACAAAGTTAAATAAAAAATAGAACAATCGGTCTTTTTTTAAGCAAATAAAAAACTATCTGGATAATTGGTGTATTTTACGGTAAATTTAAAATTATATTTTTTTAAATCAATTGTTTACCAGGTAGCTATTGATTCAGCGATGAAAAATGTTTGAAGAAGATGATGTATGCCTATTATTTGACAGAAAAGCATTCTGTTTTTTGCTTGTATTCATATCTAAATATCTCTTCAATTTTCAGTGATTCCGTATTCTATTCCCCATTTATAAAGTTCATTAATGATGGGTTCTAATTTCCGGCCTTTGGGTGTTAAAGAATATTCAACAGTTGGTGGAACCGTTGCAAAGGCTTCACGAATGACAATATCATTTTCCTCCATATTCTTCAATTCTTTCACAAGCATTCGTGTGCTTATACCCGGTATCAATCTTTCCAGTTCTTTGAAACGCCTCTTTCCGAAAATCAAAGCATAAATAATTGACATCGACCATTTTCCTCCAATAATGTCTAAAATCTTTTGCAGCTCACATTTATTTTCAGATTTCTCAATTTTTTCTTTGTTCATAAAGCTATGATTTACAGTAAAAGTTACATTCAGGTTATTAGTATACATTGGTGTAACTACTTGCAAAAGTAAAGTAATGAAAATAGATTTGCAACTTAATTTTAAAAATATTATCCATTATGTATGATTCTTTGAAAGGAAAAATCGCCTTAGTAACAGGCGGTACAAAAGGAATAGGTAAGGCGATAGCCGATAAACTAAGTGCAAGCGGCGCATTGGTCGTAATTACGGCTCGTAATGACGTAAAAGAGAACTCCGGCAACCATCATTTTATTGCGGCCGATCTTACCCAGGCAGACAGCGCAGAAAAGATCGCTAACGAGATACTAGGAAAGTATGGCAGAATAGACATCATCGTAAATAATGCCGGCGCCAATTCAAGTCCGGGTGGAGGTTTCAGCACGTTGCAAGATGAGGATTGGTTCAGAGACTGGGAGTTAAATTTTATGTCTGTTGTTCGTATGAATAAAGCTTTGCTCCCTGCGATGCTTGAACGGCAAGAAGGTGTGATCATCAATATCTCTACCGGAGCCGCAAAACTGCCTATCTGGGAAATGACGATGTCCTATTCATCGGCAAAAGCAGCTCTGAATGTGTATAGCAAAGCACTGGCAAATGAAGTTGGTTCCAAAGGCATCAGAGTGAATACAGTCTCTCCCGGTGTTGTGAAGACTCCACTGATGAACGAATTCATTGAGAATATCGCTAAGCAGTCAGGAGCAAGTTTTGAAGATTCTTTTCAAAATATTATTGATACGGTTGGCGTACCGCTTGGAAGGATGGCAGAGCCTGAAGAAGTAGCCAACATTGTCGCATTTCTGGCATCTTCTGAAGCTCAATATATTACAGGAACCAATGTTTCTGTGGATGGCGGATCGTTACCGGTTGTGTGATCTAACAATACAGTATCTGATAAATAAAATTTTTTTGTAATTGAGTTTTGTAAAGCATTGATTTTGGTATTTAATCCGGATTAGTGCTTTATTCGCTTCTGTAGGGAGCTATAACTTGTTCATAATTTTAGATTCATATTGCTCTAAAAATTACAAATAAATAGCTGACGGAAAATTGACTCTGGATAAGTTCTTACTTGTCAAATGCATTTTTTCTTTATTCGACGTTCTATAAATAATTATATTTGATTTGAAATATCCAGTAGTATGAAAACAATAATATTATTTTGCTTATTGATCGGGAGTCTTTTTCAAGCTCAAACACACAGGTATATTTATGAATTACAATTAAAAATGGATTCTACTGAAAATGAGCATCAGAAATTTTATATGATACTGGATATCAATAAAAACGAAACCAAATTCTATGGGAGAAATCTTTTAATAGCAGATTCCTTAAATAAAAAATTTGGGAACATGGATAATAAGCATGTTGATATGTCCGGACAGATTCTCAAGAGAAAAAACGATTCTTCTGAAAACGAAAATTTCATTAATATCAAATTTGGTTATTATACTTATAAAACGACTGATGTCATCAATTGGAAAATTGAAAATGAAACCAAAAAATATAATGATTATAATCTTCAGAAGGCGACAGCTGATTTTGGAGGAAGACATTGGATTGCTTGGTTCAATAAGGATATTCCGTTTAATGAAGGTCCTTATAAATTTCGTGGGTTACCGGGTTTAATTTTTGAAATTCAGGATGATAAGAACAATTTTATTTATAAGCTTGTTAAAAATCAGAACTTTCCAGAAAATTTTGCAACAGATGATTTTCTGGAATCGAATTTTGGAAATAAAGCTGTCATTATTAATGAAAAACAAAAGAAAAAATTATTGATGGATTTTTACAACGATCCTTTTTCTTTTGAAAGAACCAATTTGAAAAACAGCTCTAATCTGAATATTAATATCGGAGGTAAGCAGATCAGCAATATCGAAGAACTGAATGCCCAGGTAAAGAACTTACAGGCCATTATAAGAAAATATAATAATCCTGTTGAAGTTGATAAAGCCATAAGATATAAGTAATTGTTTGATAATCAGTTGTTAGAATTTTATTAATGATACTGTAATGCTGATGAAATTCTGATTTTATTAATAAATATATTGATGCATAATTGTTTGAAATGTTTAACTAAATAAACTTTTATTAATGTCCACACCACAAGATATTCAAAAGGTTTTTTCTCCATTCTATAACGCTGAAACTAATATCTGGGAGCGCTTTTCGGAAAAAATAACGGTCAGAGAATTTCAAAAAAATGAGGTCATAAAAGATTATCAGGGTATAGAAAAATATTTGAATATTGTAGCCAAAGGTTCTGTGGGTTTATTCGTTTGGAACGGAAAGAAAGACATTTGTATCAATTTGCTGTATGAAAACAGTTTTATGAGCGATTATTTTTCTTTCCTCAAACAGCAAACTTCAGGTATTAAAACACAGGCATTGGAAGACTGTATATTATGGTCGATCAGCTATCCAGATCTCAATGAACTCTATTCTCGTAATGAAACGGGCTTAAGGATCGGTAAAGCGATCCCGGAAATATTATTCTTACGAAAACAACAGGATCAGATCAATCTTCTGACCCTTAGTCCGGAGGAACGTTATCTCAACCTCATCAGTCAGCGTCCCGAAATTTTCCAGCGTACACCTCTCAAAATAATCGCTTCTTATCTGGGATTAACTGCGGAAAGTCTTAGCCGCCTCAGAAAAAGAGTTACCGGGAAGTAAAACTTACCCATCGTCAAGTGGATTTGGCTTTCTTATAATTAATTTTGGATGATCTAATTCAAAAAACTATGAAAGAAAGAAAATGACTTGGGAGTATTATCATTTTTTATGCTATTGCCATTCTGTTTCGCTTTTTGGCCGTGAAAACCAATCTGTTTGATTTTACCGACAACGAATTTATAAAAATTTTGCTCCGGGGAATTGGCCCCGCTATCGGTGCTTTGGTTTCGGTTAAATTGTTTAATATTCCTTTAAAGCTTTCCCTGAAAGGAAATTATCAAAGCTTATTTTTGCCTTTGCTTGTTTTCTGGATTTTTCCGGTCGTTCTCATTGGAACAGTCAGCTATATTCAACAGGGACAATTTCCTTTTGTGCTTCTTTTCACGGTTTTGATCTATGGTTTATTGGAAGAGATCGGTTGGCGCGGGTTTTTACAGGAACAATTAAAAGATCTGCCGAAACTTCAAAGCATCATCATTATCGCCGTTTTATGGTTTATCTGGCATCTGAATTTTGAATTCACCACTTCGAATATGATTTTTCTTGGTATTTTGTTTTTGGGTACTTGGGGAATTGGCAAAGTCTACAGCAAAACCTATTCATTACTGGCTGTAGCCGGATTTCATTCGCTGAATAATTTTTTCAGAAATGGCCTTCATCAGACAGAATTGATACTAATTGCTGTTTTGCTTATCATCTGGATAGTCTTTATTATTATTTACGGAAGAAAAAGTAAAAAAATAAATCCTAACCAAATAGATTTATGAAAAAATTGTTCATTTTACCACTATTGGTTATTTTCGCCCAAAGCTTCTTCGGACAGGCAAAAGAACTTAAACCTGAGCAAAAATATCCGGCAGATAGCTTACGTCAATGGACATCAGGATTAATGGATGAGATAAGCAAAAAACATCCGGGATTTTACAGATATACGGATAAGGAAAAATTTGGATTTTTGATTGATTCCACTCTACAGAGTATTCAGGATTCTTTAACCCAACTGCAGTATTACAGAAAATTGAAACCTTTGTTTGCTAAGATCGGGTGCCTTCATACCGGAATTGAGCTGCCGGAAGAATCTAAAACTTATCTTAATGTTTCTAATACTTTGTTGCCGTTAGAAGTTTTTGTGGATACCCAAAATCAGAAGGTATTAATCTCAAAGAATTACTCGGAAAATAAAGGTATTAAACAGGGTGCAGAGTTGGTTTCAATTAATGGATCTCCGATTTCAGAAGTATTAAAAAAGTTGCTTGATGCGATTCCATCAGACGGATATAACCAAACGGAAAAAATTCTTTTGTTAAATTACAGATTTCCCTTTTGGTATCAGGAAATAATAGATGCGCCTAAATTTTTTAAAGTGGTTGTGAGATCAGAAGGTATTGATCACACCTTTGAGTTGAACGGTGCTTCCAAAGATGTATTTCCATCTTTGGAACAGCTTGAAAAGAACTATAATTTGCCCCTTGAGTTTGAGGTAAAAAATGGGATTGCTATTTTAAAAATTCATTCCTTTGCCGATACTGCAATAAAACAGGGTGGGCAAAATTTTAAGAAATTTGTCAAAGAAGTATTTCAGACTCTGCAACAACAGAATATTAAGAATCTTATCATTGACGTGCGCAACAATACTGGAGGGACAGATGATAATGCAGCTTTGCTGGCCTCTTTCTTCTTCAACAAGACATTCAGATACTGGGATAAGATCGAAGTTACAGAAGCTGTAGCTAACGAGATCAAGGGCGTCAACAAGATGTTCTACAAAAAACCTGAGGAAAATAACGGATTGTATCTCTGGAAAAAATCCTGGATCACAAAAGAATTCGATTACTACGAACCGCAGGAACCTGCCAAGACGAATTTTAAAGGGAATAGCTACCTGTTGACCAATGGTCTTTGCCTTTCATCCTGTGCTGATTTTACGGCTGTGATGTCATATAACAAAAAAGCGGTAGTGATTGGGCAGGAAACGGGTGGCGGTTATCAGGGCAATACAAGTGGGATGTTGAGCCAGGCTAAAATTCCGACCGGGTTGGTTATTACTATACCTTTACAGAAATACACCAATGCGGTTGATCTGGATAAAAATTTCGGCCGCGGTACAATACCGGATCACGAAACAGTAACTACATTCGAAAATTGGATAGGTAATAAGGACTTGGAACTGGATTATACCATTCAATTGATAAATATAAATAACTGAGTTTGAATTAAGCAAAAAACATAAACGATCAAACCGGGTATGATAGGAATTATGAATGTAATAGTTCTGAAATGATAATTGTCTTAGTTATAGAATTCATTCCATATGTTTATAAAGAACAGTATTAATTATAATTGTTTAAATAGCCTTATGAAAGTATATACAGTTATTCTCATTTTTTTGAATTTTTTACTAATACCATCAGTACAGGCTCAACAAACATTATGGGGCAGCCAACAGGAAAAGGAAAGTATGTACAGCATTCAGGATAGTGTAATGATCCGTACAGGAGATGGCGCGGAGATTTCTGCAATAGTCGTACGCAAAAAGAATGATAATGTTCCCCGACCTGTCGTATTACAGTTCACGATCTATGTGCGGGATCAGGGACGCGATATGCAGTCGCTTAAAGAAGCTACAGATAAGGGATATGTAGGTGTTATGGCTTATACGAGAGGAAAACGCTTTAGCAAATCTGAGATTTATCCTTACGAAACCGATGGAAAAGATGCTTTTGATATCATTGACTGGATCAGCAAACAATCTTGGTGTAATGGCAAAATAGGAATGTACGGAGGAAGCTACAATGGCTTTACGCAATGGGCGGCAGCTAAAAATCTTCATCCTGCACTGAAAACGATTGTCCCTTATGTTGCCAATCGTCCCGGAATGGGACTTCCTATGGAAAATAATATTTTTATCAATCCCAATTACGAATGGTCTTTTTACGTAGGAAACAATAAATATCTGGATAATAAAACGGGCGATGACCGCCAAAGGTTCCGAAATATGATGTTCAAATGGTGGGAAACCGGAGCTGCCTATCAAAAAATGGATAGTATTGATGGAACACCTAACCGCCTTTTTCAGCGTTGGATAAGCCATCCTGCATTTGACACGTATTGGCAAGATATGGCTCCGTATAAGGAAGATTTTACCAAAATTAATATTCCTGTATTGGCATTTGACGGTTATTATAATGATTCACAAAATTCAGGAATTTATTATCTGCGTGAGCTCAATAAATACAGCCCTAAGACGCCAGCTTATCTGGTGATTGGTCCTTATGGTCATTTTGGAACACAGATGGGAGGACAGGAAGTGATCAACGGATATACGATTAGTAAAAATGCTTTGTTTCCGATCAAAGATTACACCTATCAATGGCTGGATTATATTTTAAAAGGTGCTGAAAAACCGGCTTTTCTGAAAGATAAGATCAATTATCAGGTTATGGGGACAGATGAATGGCGAAGCGCAACTTCACTGGAGACTATGCATAATAACTATTTGAAATTTTATTTAAGTTCTGTTAAAGTCAGAGATAACGAATATTTGCTGAGCCAAAATAAGCCTGAATCCAATAAATATTTGGTTCAGAAAATAGATTTTGCAGACCGTACAACCAACAATAATGATTATTATCCCGATCCCATTATTCGGGAAAGTGTAGCCGGTAACGGTTATGTTTTTACAAGTGAACCTTTGGATGCTATGATTGTGAACGGATCATTTCTCGGAAATATAAAACTGAGCATCAACAAAAAAGATGTGGATTTGGGGCTAACTCTTTACGAACTCACGCCCGAAGGAAAATATTTTCATCTTTCCTACTATATCGGTCGTGCAAGCTATGCCAAAGACAATTCTAAAAGACAATTGCTGACCCCGGGTAAAAAAGAAACCGTTACATTTGAAAATACACATCTGATCAGCAAACAGATGCAGAAAGGAAGCCGGCTGGTTATTGTTCTTAACATTAACAAAAACCCTTTCTCAGAACTGAATTACGGAACAGGAAAAACAGTAACCTCCGAAACCATTGCCGATGCAAAAGGGCCTTTGATTATCCATTGGTTTAATGACAGTTTTGTGGAGATTCCTGTTTTGAAATGAAAAACATAGCAACTATAGAAAAATTAATTATTGTGCGTCTACTATTGTACTGTAAGCTTTTAATACAACAACAGCATTCTTATCGTGTGGATGAAGTAAAAAAATGTTGAAAGATCCTTTGTACGCTCATTATTCCATCTTGGGTGTTGCTTATGAAGCGGGATTTAATTCAAAATCAACATTCAACAAGATTTTTAGAGAAGAAACGGGAATGACTCCAAGTGAGTTTCGTAAGTCCTGATCGGCAATCCGGACGTCCGAATTTATAGAAACGGTCGTCTGTACTGATTCTGTTGAGGATTTTTGCAGAAAAAAATGGAATCAGTCTTACATTCTACAAACATTATTACGCACATCGTTGCAGGAACATTTGCATTGATAATCGGATTTATAATCCTGATAAAGAAGAAAGGAACCCTTACTCATAAAAGAATTGGCAGATGGTTTTTGATCTCTATGATTTTGGTTGTTTTAACTGGAGCTGTTGGTGTTATTATTTTTAATAGAAATTTATTTTTATTAGTTCTCACGACTTTAGTAGGATATAATACCTATTCGGGGATCAGAATTATTCGGACTAAAACTAATGAACCCAAGATGGTTGATTTCTCAGCAATGATTTTTGCAGTTGTCACCACTTTATATTTTCTCTATTACCTGAAAACGATTGGCTTTTATTGGAATCCTGTTATCATATATTCTACCGTGGGATATTTATTTATGGTTATTGCTTATGATCTTCTTCGATAT encodes:
- a CDS encoding Crp/Fnr family transcriptional regulator encodes the protein MSTPQDIQKVFSPFYNAETNIWERFSEKITVREFQKNEVIKDYQGIEKYLNIVAKGSVGLFVWNGKKDICINLLYENSFMSDYFSFLKQQTSGIKTQALEDCILWSISYPDLNELYSRNETGLRIGKAIPEILFLRKQQDQINLLTLSPEERYLNLISQRPEIFQRTPLKIIASYLGLTAESLSRLRKRVTGK
- a CDS encoding GNAT family N-acetyltransferase, which translates into the protein MSTQIRLATLEDYPRIMEIWESAVKATHDFLAEEDFIYFKEVIPKDYLPNLEVFLLIENGEPVGFSSVSEGNLEMLFIHNDYRGKGYGKSLFQFMDEAKGITKVDVNEQNYQAVGFYEKLGFRKVGRSEKDGSGKDYPIIHMLRR
- a CDS encoding SDR family oxidoreductase is translated as MYDSLKGKIALVTGGTKGIGKAIADKLSASGALVVITARNDVKENSGNHHFIAADLTQADSAEKIANEILGKYGRIDIIVNNAGANSSPGGGFSTLQDEDWFRDWELNFMSVVRMNKALLPAMLERQEGVIINISTGAAKLPIWEMTMSYSSAKAALNVYSKALANEVGSKGIRVNTVSPGVVKTPLMNEFIENIAKQSGASFEDSFQNIIDTVGVPLGRMAEPEEVANIVAFLASSEAQYITGTNVSVDGGSLPVV
- a CDS encoding GLPGLI family protein is translated as MKTIILFCLLIGSLFQAQTHRYIYELQLKMDSTENEHQKFYMILDINKNETKFYGRNLLIADSLNKKFGNMDNKHVDMSGQILKRKNDSSENENFINIKFGYYTYKTTDVINWKIENETKKYNDYNLQKATADFGGRHWIAWFNKDIPFNEGPYKFRGLPGLIFEIQDDKNNFIYKLVKNQNFPENFATDDFLESNFGNKAVIINEKQKKKLLMDFYNDPFSFERTNLKNSSNLNINIGGKQISNIEELNAQVKNLQAIIRKYNNPVEVDKAIRYK
- a CDS encoding CocE/NonD family hydrolase, yielding MKVYTVILIFLNFLLIPSVQAQQTLWGSQQEKESMYSIQDSVMIRTGDGAEISAIVVRKKNDNVPRPVVLQFTIYVRDQGRDMQSLKEATDKGYVGVMAYTRGKRFSKSEIYPYETDGKDAFDIIDWISKQSWCNGKIGMYGGSYNGFTQWAAAKNLHPALKTIVPYVANRPGMGLPMENNIFINPNYEWSFYVGNNKYLDNKTGDDRQRFRNMMFKWWETGAAYQKMDSIDGTPNRLFQRWISHPAFDTYWQDMAPYKEDFTKINIPVLAFDGYYNDSQNSGIYYLRELNKYSPKTPAYLVIGPYGHFGTQMGGQEVINGYTISKNALFPIKDYTYQWLDYILKGAEKPAFLKDKINYQVMGTDEWRSATSLETMHNNYLKFYLSSVKVRDNEYLLSQNKPESNKYLVQKIDFADRTTNNNDYYPDPIIRESVAGNGYVFTSEPLDAMIVNGSFLGNIKLSINKKDVDLGLTLYELTPEGKYFHLSYYIGRASYAKDNSKRQLLTPGKKETVTFENTHLISKQMQKGSRLVIVLNINKNPFSELNYGTGKTVTSETIADAKGPLIIHWFNDSFVEIPVLK
- a CDS encoding winged helix-turn-helix transcriptional regulator, producing MNKEKIEKSENKCELQKILDIIGGKWSMSIIYALIFGKRRFKELERLIPGISTRMLVKELKNMEENDIVIREAFATVPPTVEYSLTPKGRKLEPIINELYKWGIEYGITEN
- a CDS encoding S41 family peptidase codes for the protein MKKLFILPLLVIFAQSFFGQAKELKPEQKYPADSLRQWTSGLMDEISKKHPGFYRYTDKEKFGFLIDSTLQSIQDSLTQLQYYRKLKPLFAKIGCLHTGIELPEESKTYLNVSNTLLPLEVFVDTQNQKVLISKNYSENKGIKQGAELVSINGSPISEVLKKLLDAIPSDGYNQTEKILLLNYRFPFWYQEIIDAPKFFKVVVRSEGIDHTFELNGASKDVFPSLEQLEKNYNLPLEFEVKNGIAILKIHSFADTAIKQGGQNFKKFVKEVFQTLQQQNIKNLIIDVRNNTGGTDDNAALLASFFFNKTFRYWDKIEVTEAVANEIKGVNKMFYKKPEENNGLYLWKKSWITKEFDYYEPQEPAKTNFKGNSYLLTNGLCLSSCADFTAVMSYNKKAVVIGQETGGGYQGNTSGMLSQAKIPTGLVITIPLQKYTNAVDLDKNFGRGTIPDHETVTTFENWIGNKDLELDYTIQLININN
- a CDS encoding helix-turn-helix domain-containing protein encodes the protein MLKDPLYAHYSILGVAYEAGFNSKSTFNKIFREETGMTPSEFRKS
- a CDS encoding CPBP family intramembrane glutamic endopeptidase, giving the protein MLRGIGPAIGALVSVKLFNIPLKLSLKGNYQSLFLPLLVFWIFPVVLIGTVSYIQQGQFPFVLLFTVLIYGLLEEIGWRGFLQEQLKDLPKLQSIIIIAVLWFIWHLNFEFTTSNMIFLGILFLGTWGIGKVYSKTYSLLAVAGFHSLNNFFRNGLHQTELILIAVLLIIWIVFIIIYGRKSKKINPNQIDL
- a CDS encoding TetR/AcrR family transcriptional regulator; this translates as MKTQKSENTKQLIIEKTSTVFNVKGYAGTSINDVMSATGLSKGCIYGNFENKDEIALSVFDYNFGKVTQHMKERILATEDSIERLLVYPHTYKNYFRYPYLQAGCPILNTATEADDTHPSLQKRVQKALDFWKTSLENQIKRGIERNEIKADTNPVEIAVVMISMIEGAFMQAKVNNHMTELNIAMSFLEKMIRNLKA
- the lpdA gene encoding dihydrolipoyl dehydrogenase; its protein translation is METFDITVIGSGPSGYVAAIRSAQLGYKTAIIEKYNTLGGTCTNVGCIPTKALLDSTHHYADALSSFATHGIEYSDLRLNVEQLFKRKSEVVTKNTQGLDFLMRKNKITVFHGSGSFVNNEILKIVHDDQTETVINSDKFIIATGSKPSTIPGITIDKQRIITSTEALELKEKPESIVIIGGGVIGVEMASIFNRIGTKVTILEYADNLIATMDSELGKALTKILTKEGVEIKLQQAVYKAENLGNTAKVYFKNKKGEEQDLTADYILVAVGRKPYVIGLDLENTNVELNSNGTVKVNELLQTKAPNIYAIGDVVGGAMLAHKAEEEAVFVVERINGQKPHINYDRIPSVVYTWPEVASVGATEEQLKKQGVEYNIGKFPFAVNARARAGMETEGFVKVLSDPKYGELLGVHIIGARAADLIAQAVVGLEYEVTANDMATMSYVHPTYSEVMKEAYTIASGKPSLNI